The proteins below are encoded in one region of Candidatus Brocadiaceae bacterium:
- a CDS encoding 3-methyl-2-oxobutanoate dehydrogenase subunit VorB — MANINFSRAYLTMKQLLTGNEAAAEAAIQAGCRYYYGYPITPQNELINYMSVRMPQVGGVFIQAESEIAAINMVYGSAAAGGRTMTSSSSPGISLKQEGISYLAGSELPCVIVNIQRGGPGLGDISASQADYFQAVKGGGHGDYHLIVLAPCSVQEMANLVYDAFGLSDKYRTPVLILGDAQIGQLMEPVEFPEKPNKKSPSKTWALTGAEGRKRNIVKSFYPVKGQLEEFNNHLQEKYKNIEEHEVRYEAVNIQNADVILVAYGTSARICKEVVKKSQQLDFKVGMIRPITLWPFPKKFIRKISENAQCILTVEMSAGQMVEDVRLSVEGKCPVYFYGRTGGGVPASSEVIKKIVEIVPENLAANRLLQLAEVK; from the coding sequence TAAATTTTTCAAGGGCATATCTTACCATGAAACAATTATTGACGGGAAATGAAGCCGCGGCAGAAGCAGCTATACAGGCAGGTTGCAGGTATTACTATGGATATCCCATAACTCCGCAGAATGAGCTTATTAATTATATGTCCGTACGGATGCCTCAGGTTGGGGGTGTTTTTATTCAAGCGGAGAGCGAGATTGCGGCGATTAATATGGTTTACGGGAGTGCGGCTGCGGGCGGGCGCACAATGACCTCTTCTTCAAGTCCAGGGATAAGTCTTAAGCAGGAGGGGATATCTTATCTTGCGGGAAGCGAGCTGCCGTGTGTAATAGTTAATATACAGAGGGGTGGACCGGGGCTTGGAGATATTTCTGCGTCCCAGGCTGATTATTTTCAGGCAGTAAAGGGCGGCGGACATGGCGATTACCATCTCATTGTTCTGGCTCCCTGTTCCGTTCAAGAAATGGCAAACCTTGTTTACGATGCGTTTGGTCTCAGTGATAAATACCGGACCCCTGTTTTGATATTGGGAGATGCTCAAATAGGGCAACTCATGGAACCCGTAGAATTCCCGGAAAAGCCGAATAAAAAATCTCCTTCAAAAACCTGGGCGCTGACAGGTGCTGAAGGGAGGAAAAGAAATATTGTAAAATCCTTTTATCCCGTTAAAGGGCAATTGGAAGAATTTAATAATCACTTACAAGAAAAATATAAAAATATAGAGGAACATGAAGTTCGTTATGAGGCAGTTAATATTCAAAATGCCGATGTTATTTTGGTTGCTTATGGCACGTCTGCCCGGATATGCAAAGAGGTTGTGAAAAAAAGTCAGCAGCTGGACTTTAAGGTGGGCATGATACGACCGATTACCTTGTGGCCATTTCCGAAGAAATTTATTCGAAAGATATCAGAAAATGCGCAGTGTATCCTAACGGTTGAAATGAGTGCCGGGCAAATGGTTGAGGATGTAAGACTGTCCGTAGAGGGGAAATGTCCGGTTTATTTTTATGGAAGAACTGGTGGTGGGGTGCCAGCCTCTTCCGAGGTAATTAAAAAAATTGTTGAGATTGTGCCTGAAAATCTGGCGGCAAACAGATTACTACAATTAGCTGAGGTTAAGTGA